A window of Candidatus Dojkabacteria bacterium contains these coding sequences:
- a CDS encoding ATP-dependent Clp protease proteolytic subunit, whose protein sequence is MSVLIPTVIEKERYGERAYDIYSRLLKDRILFVSDEIETHMANTVIAQLLFLEKENPKADIQMFINSPGGSVIDGLAILDTMNHIQCDVSTIAVGHAASMGSLLLAGGKKGKRYALPHSRILIHQPLVGGIGGQASDVEIHTNQLLKTKAEITRMLSEFTGQTEAQIEKDSDRDRYFTPEEAVKYGLIDEVIGKRKSATKK, encoded by the coding sequence ATGTCAGTACTAATTCCTACGGTTATCGAAAAAGAAAGATATGGTGAGAGGGCATACGATATCTACTCACGCCTGCTTAAGGATCGCATCCTCTTCGTAAGCGACGAGATCGAGACACATATGGCAAATACTGTCATTGCACAGCTACTTTTTTTAGAGAAAGAGAACCCTAAGGCCGACATCCAGATGTTTATTAACTCACCCGGTGGCAGCGTTATTGACGGACTAGCAATTCTCGACACAATGAACCATATACAGTGTGATGTATCAACAATCGCAGTTGGACATGCGGCATCGATGGGTTCGCTGCTACTTGCAGGTGGTAAGAAAGGGAAGCGATATGCATTACCACACAGCAGGATATTGATCCATCAACCTCTAGTTGGGGGGATTGGTGGGCAGGCGAGCGACGTTGAGATTCACACAAATCAGTTGCTAAAAACCAAAGCTGAAATCACCAGGATGCTTTCAGAGTTTACAGGGCAGACCGAAGCACAGATTGAGAAAGACTCTGACCGTGATCGATATTTCACGCCGGAAGAGGCTGTTAAGTATGGCCTGATCGACGAAGTGATCGGAAAAAGAAAAAGCGCCACGAAGAAGTAA
- a CDS encoding tRNA-dihydrouridine synthase: MANIWAELKAKKQPFLVLAPMEDVTDTVFRQIVGRCGAPDLYFTEFTSAEGLLSKGSNEVGLRLRYTEIEKPLIAQIWGTTPEAYFKSAKMIVGMGFDGIDLNFGCPVEKIIKQGACSALIKNPSLAGEIIKATKEGAGELPVSVKTRIGFNEIATEEWCGFLLEQGVAALTVHGRLAKELSKFPANWDEVAKVVTLRDKIAPETVLLGNGDILSYPQAISYAQTYGVDGIMIGRGIFQNPWIFNPGVDESQKTPRDRLNLLSEHLNLFNEVWGDEKDFNIMKKFVKMYVKGFDGAAELRDEMMKCKTVEELSTVAKGAEI, from the coding sequence ATGGCAAATATCTGGGCAGAACTAAAAGCAAAGAAGCAGCCATTCCTGGTGCTTGCACCGATGGAGGATGTCACCGATACGGTGTTTAGACAGATTGTGGGCAGATGTGGAGCGCCTGATCTATATTTCACCGAGTTTACATCGGCAGAAGGGTTGCTTTCCAAAGGAAGCAACGAGGTAGGCCTGAGGCTTAGATATACAGAGATCGAGAAGCCGTTGATCGCCCAGATCTGGGGAACTACACCTGAAGCCTACTTTAAATCTGCCAAAATGATAGTGGGCATGGGCTTTGACGGCATAGATCTCAATTTTGGTTGTCCTGTTGAGAAGATAATCAAGCAGGGTGCATGTTCTGCCCTGATAAAGAATCCAAGCCTGGCCGGCGAGATTATAAAAGCAACCAAAGAAGGTGCTGGAGAGCTTCCGGTGAGCGTCAAAACTCGGATAGGATTTAATGAAATTGCAACTGAGGAGTGGTGTGGATTTCTCCTCGAGCAGGGAGTGGCTGCGCTTACGGTTCATGGTAGGCTAGCCAAAGAGCTGTCAAAATTTCCAGCTAACTGGGATGAGGTCGCTAAAGTTGTGACGCTGCGAGATAAGATTGCTCCGGAGACGGTGCTACTTGGCAATGGCGATATCCTAAGCTACCCGCAAGCAATATCTTATGCCCAAACATATGGCGTTGACGGGATAATGATCGGGCGTGGAATATTTCAGAATCCTTGGATATTTAATCCTGGTGTGGACGAGAGTCAGAAAACTCCAAGAGATAGATTAAACCTGCTAAGTGAGCATTTAAATCTTTTTAATGAAGTATGGGGAGATGAAAAGGATTTCAACATCATGAAAAAATTTGTGAAAATGTATGTAAAGGGCTTTGATGGCGCGGCTGAATTACGAGATGAGATGATGAAGTGCAAAACAGTTGAAGAGCTTTCAACTGTTGCAAAAGGTGCTGAGATCTAA
- a CDS encoding YbaK/EbsC family protein, with amino-acid sequence MKQMAVTTFKQYLEANDIDVEIIETSEDTHTAQQAADVHGVPVSNIVKSLLLCADEKQFYLVLTPGDVRLDIEKWKERLGATTLRMANADEVKQNTGYSIGGVPPFGHATQITTYIEEGFDPAIDLVAAAGSAKSVFKITLAKLNEVIS; translated from the coding sequence ATGAAGCAGATGGCGGTCACAACATTTAAGCAGTATCTGGAAGCAAACGACATCGATGTCGAAATAATTGAAACAAGCGAAGATACCCACACAGCACAGCAAGCAGCAGATGTGCATGGAGTGCCGGTTTCAAACATTGTAAAGTCACTTCTACTTTGTGCCGACGAGAAGCAGTTCTATCTTGTGCTAACTCCCGGCGATGTTCGCCTTGATATTGAGAAGTGGAAAGAAAGACTTGGTGCAACAACGCTTAGGATGGCTAATGCAGATGAAGTAAAGCAGAATACGGGCTATTCGATTGGTGGTGTGCCTCCCTTTGGTCATGCCACACAGATTACTACCTATATCGAAGAGGGCTTTGACCCGGCAATCGACCTAGTGGCAGCAGCTGGAAGTGCGAAGTCGGTGTTCAAGATTACACTGGCTAAGCTGAATGAAGTTATTTCCTAA
- a CDS encoding ATP-dependent Clp protease ATP-binding subunit, translated as MFDKQKNNTTLIGYHDKSSNRYSITEGNLPVLTDEKYAPFLITATHHYSISTKDIVKLINNYRAIHSFARLKNLVAQLLVLPGLVISALFLLQASGLVGENVVLDSILTNKITNITFWVAVLGVIILWHDYYRTRSHPIRIPAAKKMEEKLLANIRNTGIQFSKYTLFKMIYFLNDETQEMLVAHINKNGINTYKFFLDILEDSDVQNLIKRAGLELDKELLGKYNITSQTMPYYHLPALRSIITYALDEAILSESPNIRPEHMLLAYIKVFPVLHQYIQAENSSLTILRSVIRYEVVREEKIRSSNRLNINYPYYRTGGIAKSWVFGYTFVLNKFTRDLNQEISYDRDRYGIGHESELEELVSVLGRLSKNNALLIGEPGVGKSSLIKGVAQKINWGNVPHQLDRKRILQLDINSLIAMGSGSKLETLVQKAMSEIERAGNAILYIDEIQEIIPTRAEESGHSLAGILMPYILEGNFPVVGSINYSDYKKYFYSSESLRNSFENIEVKELTPEATLRILETKIDNLESNYGLYITFPALTAAIELSQRYVTNRKLPDSAVDTIETACSWAQTKGIKQLESDHVAQAVSVQTDIPVENITAEEATKLMTLEEELNDLVIGQEPAVHSVVEALKRSRTDIRDPHKPIGVFLFLGPTGTGKTHLSKILADKYFGTKSQMIKVDMSEYQEVSSINKILGSMNSDYGQTSTTLLDRVKSNPFSVVVFDEIEKANPQVLDLFLQLFDEGRLTSNNGETIDFTNSIIICTSNIGSRNLIVALERDKSLWEEAKQAALLELRGALRPELLNRFDSIVVFSPHDINNLVKITSLLLNQLAKRVGEKGITLEWSKTIPMLIANAAQEPGMGARPIKRFIQDKIETKLADEILEKGLKPGDVVDVKEGWLMG; from the coding sequence ATGTTCGATAAGCAGAAAAACAACACAACTTTAATTGGCTATCACGACAAATCCTCAAACAGGTATAGCATTACCGAGGGCAATCTCCCTGTGCTGACAGATGAAAAGTACGCACCATTCCTGATAACGGCTACTCACCATTACAGCATCTCCACAAAGGACATTGTCAAACTAATTAACAATTACCGCGCGATTCACTCGTTCGCGAGGCTGAAGAATCTTGTAGCACAGCTCCTTGTGTTGCCAGGATTGGTCATATCAGCCCTCTTCCTACTACAGGCTAGCGGCCTGGTGGGTGAGAACGTGGTACTAGATTCAATACTAACAAACAAGATTACCAATATTACTTTCTGGGTAGCAGTCCTTGGCGTAATCATCCTGTGGCATGACTACTATCGAACACGCAGCCACCCAATCCGTATCCCAGCGGCCAAGAAGATGGAAGAGAAGCTATTGGCAAATATACGCAATACAGGGATCCAATTCAGCAAGTACACACTCTTTAAGATGATCTACTTCCTCAACGATGAGACACAGGAGATGCTTGTCGCCCACATAAACAAGAATGGCATCAACACATATAAATTCTTCCTCGACATACTGGAAGACAGCGATGTGCAAAACCTAATTAAACGCGCCGGTCTAGAGCTGGATAAAGAGCTGCTTGGCAAATACAACATTACCTCTCAGACCATGCCTTACTACCATCTGCCAGCCCTGCGAAGCATCATCACATATGCCCTCGACGAGGCAATCCTCTCAGAGTCACCGAATATCCGACCTGAGCATATGCTGCTGGCATACATCAAAGTATTTCCTGTGCTTCACCAATATATCCAAGCGGAAAATAGCTCACTCACAATTCTACGATCAGTGATACGGTATGAGGTGGTGCGAGAAGAGAAAATCCGCTCTTCAAACAGGCTCAACATTAATTATCCGTACTACAGAACAGGCGGCATCGCCAAGTCATGGGTCTTTGGCTACACCTTCGTATTGAACAAATTCACCCGTGACCTAAATCAGGAGATCTCCTACGACCGCGACAGGTACGGCATCGGCCATGAAAGCGAGCTCGAGGAGCTGGTCTCGGTCCTAGGAAGGCTCTCGAAGAACAATGCACTGCTTATCGGTGAGCCAGGAGTAGGGAAGTCTAGCCTGATCAAAGGAGTAGCCCAGAAGATCAATTGGGGCAATGTGCCACATCAGCTTGACCGTAAGCGCATATTGCAGCTCGACATCAACTCCCTCATCGCGATGGGCTCAGGCAGCAAGTTAGAAACACTTGTACAAAAAGCGATGTCAGAGATTGAGAGAGCCGGAAATGCGATCTTGTACATCGACGAGATCCAGGAGATCATCCCTACGAGGGCAGAGGAGTCAGGCCACTCATTAGCCGGGATACTGATGCCTTACATACTTGAAGGGAACTTCCCTGTGGTCGGCAGCATCAACTACTCTGACTATAAGAAATATTTCTACTCTAGCGAGTCACTGCGCAATAGCTTTGAAAATATCGAAGTTAAAGAGCTGACACCTGAAGCCACACTGCGCATTCTTGAGACCAAGATCGACAACCTAGAAAGTAATTATGGCCTCTACATCACTTTCCCAGCACTTACAGCTGCAATTGAGCTATCGCAAAGATATGTAACCAATAGGAAGTTGCCCGATAGCGCCGTAGACACGATCGAAACCGCCTGCTCATGGGCACAAACCAAAGGCATAAAGCAGCTCGAGAGCGACCATGTAGCTCAAGCAGTGTCAGTCCAGACCGACATCCCAGTAGAAAATATCACCGCAGAGGAAGCAACCAAGCTGATGACCCTCGAAGAGGAGCTCAACGACCTAGTAATCGGCCAAGAGCCGGCAGTCCACTCAGTGGTTGAGGCATTGAAGCGATCACGCACAGATATCCGAGATCCACACAAACCAATTGGAGTATTCCTCTTCCTGGGTCCAACTGGTACTGGTAAGACTCACCTGTCCAAGATATTGGCAGATAAATATTTCGGTACTAAGTCGCAGATGATCAAGGTAGACATGTCTGAGTATCAAGAGGTCTCAAGCATCAACAAGATCCTCGGAAGTATGAACTCTGACTATGGACAAACCAGTACCACTTTGCTCGACCGAGTTAAATCGAATCCTTTCTCAGTAGTCGTATTTGACGAAATCGAGAAAGCAAACCCGCAGGTGCTGGATCTATTCCTGCAATTGTTCGACGAGGGTAGGCTAACAAGCAACAACGGCGAAACGATAGATTTCACCAACTCGATCATCATCTGCACAAGTAATATCGGTAGTCGCAACTTGATCGTGGCTCTCGAACGCGATAAGTCGCTGTGGGAAGAGGCAAAGCAGGCGGCACTGCTCGAATTGCGCGGGGCTCTCCGCCCAGAGCTGCTCAATCGTTTTGACAGCATAGTTGTATTCTCGCCGCACGACATTAACAATCTGGTGAAAATCACATCGCTACTACTCAATCAGTTGGCGAAGCGGGTGGGGGAGAAGGGCATAACTTTGGAGTGGAGCAAGACGATACCTATGCTAATTGCCAACGCTGCCCAAGAGCCAGGAATGGGAGCACGCCCGATAAAGCGGTTCATTCAGGATAAGATCGAGACAAAGCTGGCGGATGAGATTTTGGAGAAGGGGTTGAAGCCTGGGGATGTGGTGGATGTGAAAGAGGGGTGGTTGATGGGGTAG
- the rpmF gene encoding 50S ribosomal protein L32: protein MGAQPKRRISKARKGRRRAHNALSEPTTVKCPKCGKMKRAHFACEFCGHYGPAPKAEKKAKPATTKKATAKPAKKAKK, encoded by the coding sequence ATGGGTGCACAACCAAAGAGAAGAATTTCAAAAGCAAGAAAAGGGAGACGAAGAGCGCATAACGCCTTGTCAGAGCCTACAACTGTAAAGTGCCCAAAGTGTGGCAAGATGAAGAGAGCACATTTCGCATGTGAATTCTGTGGTCACTACGGACCAGCTCCAAAAGCTGAGAAGAAGGCAAAGCCAGCTACTACTAAGAAAGCCACGGCCAAGCCTGCTAAGAAGGCTAAGAAATAG
- the nusB gene encoding transcription antitermination factor NusB, protein MKNPKDPRHAARMIALQQLFLKDFRVSESVTTEEIEVDEFQMIDEIEDFNEELRQQIVEGVGEKQDEIDKYIKDFAPQWPIEQIKKVDLQILRMAIFEGFVGKITPPKVAIDEAIELAKEFGGSASDKFVNGVLGALYEKYKATEEK, encoded by the coding sequence ATGAAGAACCCAAAAGATCCAAGACACGCAGCCAGAATGATTGCACTTCAGCAGCTATTTCTGAAAGATTTTCGAGTCAGTGAAAGCGTAACCACAGAGGAGATTGAGGTTGATGAGTTCCAGATGATTGATGAAATTGAGGATTTCAATGAGGAGTTGAGACAGCAGATTGTCGAGGGAGTAGGCGAGAAGCAAGATGAGATTGATAAATATATCAAGGACTTCGCACCACAATGGCCAATAGAGCAGATAAAGAAGGTTGACTTGCAGATATTGAGGATGGCCATCTTTGAAGGGTTCGTAGGCAAGATTACACCACCTAAGGTGGCGATAGATGAGGCGATCGAGTTGGCAAAGGAGTTTGGCGGAAGTGCGAGTGATAAGTTTGTGAACGGTGTCTTAGGCGCCCTATACGAGAAGTATAAGGCTACTGAAGAGAAATAA